One Aegilops tauschii subsp. strangulata cultivar AL8/78 chromosome 7, Aet v6.0, whole genome shotgun sequence genomic window carries:
- the LOC109777285 gene encoding WD repeat-containing protein DWA2: MQGGSSGIVYGGLKYQARCITDVRADAGSTTFLAGTLSLKEENEVHLIRLLPGENELVCDGLFYHPNEIWDLKSCPFDHRLFSTVYTSGEGYGASVWKIPELYGQSNSPQLEQLFMLDDHTDKIRCVLWWPLGKHDKLISIDDRNIFLWNIDPSNKSAKVISQGSADMLPNLRGGAWDPHNHNAVATITDSSLHFWDLRSMKRSNAIEHAHIRDVDYNPKKQNIIATAEDEFGIRLWDLRMLKHPLKDLPGHSHWTWAVRHNPEYDELILSAGTDSAVNLWLAKVGTDDSGPESPSGSPTRQEEPLLHSYTDYEDSIYGIAWSSHDPSLFASLSYDGRVVLESVKPHLQRK; this comes from the exons ATGCAGGGCGGATCCAGCGGCATCGTCTACGGCGGCCTCAAGTACCAG GCGCGGTGCATCACCGACGTGCGCGCGGACGCCGGTTCCACCACCTTCCTCGCCGGAACCCTCAGCCTCAAGGAGGAGAACGAG GTGCACCTGATCCGGCTGCTGCCGGGGGAGAACGAGCTCGTGTGCGACGGGCTGTTCTACCATCCCAACGAGATCTGGGACCTCAAGTCCTGCCCCTTCGACCACAGGCTATTCTCCACGGTCTACACCTCTG GTGAGGGTTATGGCGCGTCCGTTTGGAAGATCCCGGAGCTGTATGGGCAGTCCAACTCACCGCAGCTTGAGCAGCTCTTCATGCTCGATGACCACACGGACAAAATAAGATG TGTTCTCTGGTGGCCACTGGGGAAGCATGATAAGCTAATTAGCATCGATGACAGAAACATTTTTCTCTGGAACATAGATCCATCAAATAAATCAGCCAAG GTGATATCACAGGGATCTGCTGACATGCTTCCCAATTTACGTGGTGGAGCTTGGGATCCACACAATCACAACGCAGTTGCTACAATAACTGATTCGTCACTCCACTTCTGGGATCTCCGTTCTATGAA GAGATCAAATGCAATTGAACATGCTCATATCCGGGATGTGGATTATAACCCCAAGAAGCAAAACATAATT GCAACAGCAGAGGACGAATTCGGAATTCGCTTGTGGGATCTCAGAATGCTTAAGCATCCTCTGAAGGATCTCCCTGGACATTCACATTG GACATGGGCTGTTCGGCACAATCCTGAGTATGATGAGCTGATTCtg AGTGCTGGAACGGATTCAGCTGTCAATTTATGGTTGGCTAAAGTTGGCACTGATGACTCTGGACCCGAAAG CCCTTCTGGTTCGCCCACTAGGCAAGAAGAACCATTACTGCACTCGTATACTGACTACGAAGATAGCATCTATG GAATTGCATGGAGCTCCCATGATCCATCGTTGTTTGCTTCTTTGTCTTATGATGGAAGG GTTGTTTTAGAATCTGTCAAGCCCCACCTGCAGAGAAAATGA